Proteins from a single region of bacterium:
- a CDS encoding penicillin-binding protein 2 — translation MKVSQKTKQKRISFLAAFFLICILLLLSNLFYLQVVKFHYYKELSKKCSVRQKEIKPRRGAILDRKMRPLAQEALGGSIFLRPSEVKDATLLAAKLSPLLSIEEDDLEKNLFSPRPIVALQRNLDYATFHKVREIIKENRIKGIELQEERKRIYPNGSLAAHVLGFCNVDEEPLEGCEKSLNKYLSGEKGLVEGICDIKGNFIPTASRVLRQAKDGSDVILTIDCDIQRIVEEELDKAFEKLKPKSAVAIVMNPQNGEILALANRPTFDPNEQSKYPPDAKRNRAVTDLFEVGSVLKPIVIASALQEGVITPTSRFHCSGKLKVGDRFISCVVHHKGGHGSVTPEKILVESCNVGAAQVGMKLGAKRIYKYLLGFGFGMRPTDELTGAQRGVIPPPENWSNMRTANVSFGQGISITPLHLLSAFCALINGGIVYKPHILKAVIYPNGEIKKFEPKVISRPLSPEVANMVRDMLVGVVESKEGTAYKQANVEGVKVGGKTGTAQKVINGRYTNEVVASFVGFLPADNPRLAILVLIDQPQINRWGATAAAPVFKEIASRSLACLGFSPQITPITLNTLQAVASQRSP, via the coding sequence ATGAAAGTTTCGCAAAAAACTAAGCAAAAGAGGATATCTTTTTTAGCCGCCTTTTTCCTCATTTGCATCCTCTTGCTCCTTTCCAACCTCTTTTATCTCCAAGTGGTTAAATTCCACTATTACAAAGAGCTCTCAAAGAAGTGCAGCGTTAGGCAAAAGGAAATCAAACCTCGAAGGGGAGCGATTTTGGACAGGAAGATGCGTCCCTTGGCCCAGGAAGCGCTGGGAGGCTCTATATTCCTCCGCCCCAGCGAGGTGAAGGACGCCACTCTCTTGGCTGCGAAGCTTTCCCCTCTTCTCTCCATAGAGGAGGACGATTTGGAGAAAAACCTTTTTAGCCCCCGTCCCATCGTCGCCTTGCAGAGGAACCTTGACTACGCAACCTTTCATAAAGTCAGGGAAATTATAAAAGAGAACCGAATCAAGGGAATCGAGCTTCAGGAAGAAAGAAAGAGGATTTATCCGAACGGCTCGCTTGCTGCTCATGTTCTCGGGTTCTGCAACGTTGACGAGGAGCCTCTTGAGGGATGCGAGAAAAGCCTGAACAAGTATTTGAGTGGGGAAAAAGGGTTAGTGGAGGGTATTTGCGACATAAAGGGCAATTTCATACCCACAGCCTCTCGGGTTCTTCGTCAAGCGAAGGATGGCTCGGATGTGATTCTTACCATTGATTGCGATATCCAAAGGATTGTGGAGGAGGAACTTGATAAGGCTTTTGAGAAGCTAAAACCAAAATCAGCAGTGGCTATCGTGATGAACCCCCAAAACGGTGAGATACTCGCCCTCGCAAACAGACCAACATTTGACCCTAATGAGCAAAGCAAATATCCACCCGATGCCAAGAGAAACAGGGCAGTAACGGACCTCTTTGAAGTAGGTTCGGTGCTTAAGCCGATAGTCATCGCTTCCGCCCTTCAAGAAGGGGTTATCACTCCAACATCTCGCTTCCACTGTTCTGGTAAGCTAAAGGTGGGAGACAGGTTTATTTCCTGCGTAGTTCATCACAAAGGAGGGCATGGAAGCGTTACACCTGAGAAGATACTCGTTGAATCCTGCAATGTAGGAGCGGCGCAAGTGGGGATGAAGTTAGGAGCTAAGAGGATATATAAGTATTTACTTGGCTTTGGCTTTGGAATGCGCCCTACAGATGAGCTCACTGGTGCACAACGAGGAGTTATTCCTCCACCTGAGAATTGGAGCAATATGAGAACAGCGAATGTATCCTTTGGACAGGGGATATCAATAACTCCACTTCATTTGCTCAGTGCTTTCTGTGCCCTCATCAACGGTGGTATCGTATATAAGCCCCATATATTGAAGGCAGTTATATATCCGAACGGAGAGATTAAAAAGTTTGAACCCAAAGTTATATCCCGCCCCCTCTCCCCAGAGGTTGCGAATATGGTCAGGGATATGCTTGTGGGAGTGGTTGAGAGCAAGGAAGGAACGGCTTATAAACAGGCAAATGTTGAGGGCGTAAAGGTGGGTGGTAAAACTGGAACGGCACAGAAAGTTATAAATGGCAGATATACTAACGAAGTCGTTGCCTCCTTCGTTGGTTTTCTGCCAGCAGATAACCCGCGCTTAGCGATTTTGGTCTTAATTGACCAACCGCAAATAAACCGCTGGGGAGCAACAGCTGCTGCCCCCGTTTTCAAAGAAATAGCCTCAAGAAGCCTTGCCTGCCTGGGATTTAGCCCCCAAATTACCCCTATTACCCTTAATACCCTTCAGGCTGTTGCTTCCCAGCGGTCCCCTTAA